The following are encoded together in the Oncorhynchus kisutch isolate 150728-3 linkage group LG8, Okis_V2, whole genome shotgun sequence genome:
- the LOC109895603 gene encoding E3 ubiquitin-protein ligase TRIM36-like isoform X2 has protein sequence MSDTADTEENQDMLPSLVEQIVQRITAGEVPIKNIERELICPICKELFTHPLILPCQHSVCHKCVRELLLLNHEDSFDAGSECSLPGSPGPRSRVPSPSMERLDRLARSGSMSSPGWRRGSVTPRITTFPCPGCQHDVDLGERGMSMLFRNFTLESIVERYRQAARAAVAIMCNMCKPPQQEATKSCMDCKASYCNECFKFHHPWGTPKAQHEYVGPTMNFRPKVLMCPEHEMEKVNMYCEVCRRPVCHLCKLGGSHANHKVTTMSSAYKILKEKLSKAIHYLISKEDQVKTQISHLEVLINETEEKGQLVERRTDENFERLFETLQERKFEMLRSIEQSRMRRLDQLRGQVDEYQGMLENSGLVGYAQEVLKETDQSCFVQTAKQLHTRIAKSTESLRTFHPVADPSFDEFVLDTSREETLLKELCFGGVPDPPIIDLSRSRVYNEGLVCWQLAEDTLATDHQVLEYRKLGVEQDEEEGGSRWRPTVPVYGPSTVVCDLEANSLYSFRVRSCRNSFYSPYSPEVTFHTPPAPVFGFLFNDKCGFSSERLTLSKLRDSVESAAGMAFLLAAERVQTGSYMGLDYIIGDTGISQGRHYWAFRVESHSYLVKVGVASDSKLLEWIHNPRDTSSPRYDHDSGHDSGSEDTCYDLSQPFTLLTVGMGKVFIPKASISSATAGNDHGNRVLPMPQRIGVYLDYEAGRVYFYDANTMRCLYERQVDCTGTMYPAFGLMGSGKVHLEEFIAAKRLSYM, from the exons GTCCCTATCAAGAATATTGAGCGCGAACTAATTTGTCCGATCTGCAAGGAGCTGTTTACACACCCCCTCATCTTGCCCTGTCAGCACAGCGTTTGTCACAAGTGTGTCCGAGAGCTGCTGCTATTGAACCATGAGGATTCTTTCGATGCAGGCTCGGAGTGTTCCCTCCCTGGGAGCCCAGGGCCCCGATCCAGAGTGCCCTCGCCAAGCATGGAGAGGCTGGATAGGCTTGCAAGATCAG GCTCTATGTCATCACCAGGATGGAGGCGTGGCTCTGTGACCCCCCGCATCACCACTTTCCCATGCCCTGGTTGCCAACACGACGTGGACCTGGGCGAGCGGGGCATGAGCATGCTCTTCCGGAACTTCACCCTGGAGAGCATCGTGGAGCGCTACCGGCAGGCGGCCCGCGCTGCTGTCGCGATCATGTGCAACATGTGCAAGCCGCCCCAGCAGGAGGCTACCAAGAGCTGCATGGATTGCAAGGCCAGCTACTGCAATGAGTGCTTCAAGTTCCACCACCCCTGGGGCACCCCCAAAGCCCAGCACGAATACGTGGGTCCCACCATGAACTTTAGGCCCAAG GTGCTGATGTGTCCGGAGCATGAGATGGAGAAGGTCAACATGTACTGTGAGGTGTGCCGGCGTCCAGTCTGTCACCTGTGCAAGCTGGGAGGCTCCCACGCCAACCACAAAGTCACAACCATGAGCAGCGCCTACAAGATCCTCAAG GAGAAGCTATCAAAGGCTATCCATTACTTAATCAGCAAAGAGGACCAAGTGAAGACTCAGATTTCCCACCTGGAGGTGTTGATCAATGAAACTGAG GAGAAAGGCCAGTTGGTGGAGCGTCGGACCGACGAGAACTTTGAGCGACTGTTCGAGACCCTCCAGGAGAGGAAGTTTGAGATGCTGCGGTCCATCGAGCAGTCGAGGATGCGGCGTCTGGACCAGCTTCGGGGCCAGGTGGACGAGTACCAGGGCATGTTGGAGAACAGCGGCCTGGTGGGTTATGCCCAGGAGGTTCTCAAGGAGACGGACCAGTCCTGCTTTGTTCAGACTGCCAAGCAGCTGCACACCAG GATCGCGAAATCCACCGAGTCTCTGAGGACATTCCACCCTGTGGCCGACCCCTCCTTTGATGAGTTTGTGCTGGACACTTCCAGAGAGGAGACCCTGCTGAAGGAGCTTTGTTTTGGTGGAG tcCCTGACCCTCCCATCATCGATCTGTCCCGCAGTCGCGTCTACAACGAAGGCCTGGTGTGCTGGCAGTTGGCTGAGGATACCCTGGCCACAGACCACCAGGTGCTTGAGTACAGGAAGCTGGGTGTTGAGCAGGACGAGGAGGAGGGCGGCAGCCGCTGGCGTCCCACAGTCCCGGTGTACGGCCCCAGCACAGTGGTGTGCGACCTGGAGGCCAACAGCCTCTACTCGTTCAGAGTACGCAGCTGCCGCAACTCCttctacagcccctacagcccaGAAGTCACCTTCCACACACCACCTGCTCCAG TGTTTGGCTTCCTGTTCAATGACAAGTGCGGCTTCAGCTCGGAGCGGCTGACGTTGAGTAAGCTGCGTGACTCGGTGGAGAGTGCGGCCGGCATGGCCTTCCTGCTGGCTGCTGAGCGCGTGCAGACAGGCAGCTACATGGGCCTGGACTACATCATCGGTGACACCGGCATCTCTCAGGGCAGACACTACTGGGCCTTCCGCGTGGAGTCCCACTCCTACTTAGTCAAGGTGGGCGTGGCCTCTGATTCCAAGCTGCTGGAGTGGATCCACAACCCCCGGGACACTAGTAGCCCCAG GTACGACCACGACAGTGGGCACGACAGTGGCAGCGAGGACACGTGCTACGACCTGTCCCAGCCCTTCACCCTGCTCACCGTGGGCATGGGCAAAGTGTTCATCCCCAAAGCATCTATCTCCTCCGCCACCGCCGGCAATGACCATGGCAACCGGGTGCTGCCCATGCCCCAGCGCATTGGCGTGTACCTGGACTACGAGGCGGGCCGTGTCTACTTCTACGATGCAAACACCATGAGATGCCTTTACGAGCGGCAGGTGGACTGCACCGGTACCATGTATCCCGCGTTTGGCCTCATGGGTAGTGGCAAGGTCCATCTAGAGGAGTTCATCGCAGCAAAGCGACTGTCGTATATGTGA
- the LOC109895603 gene encoding E3 ubiquitin-protein ligase TRIM36-like isoform X3: MSAVSRRNSILPVPIKNIERELICPICKELFTHPLILPCQHSVCHKCVRELLLLNHEDSFDAGSECSLPGSPGPRSRVPSPSMERLDRLARSATLQRRSFGRRGSMSSPGWRRGSVTPRITTFPCPGCQHDVDLGERGMSMLFRNFTLESIVERYRQAARAAVAIMCNMCKPPQQEATKSCMDCKASYCNECFKFHHPWGTPKAQHEYVGPTMNFRPKVLMCPEHEMEKVNMYCEVCRRPVCHLCKLGGSHANHKVTTMSSAYKILKEKLSKAIHYLISKEDQVKTQISHLEVLINETEEKGQLVERRTDENFERLFETLQERKFEMLRSIEQSRMRRLDQLRGQVDEYQGMLENSGLVGYAQEVLKETDQSCFVQTAKQLHTRIAKSTESLRTFHPVADPSFDEFVLDTSREETLLKELCFGGVPDPPIIDLSRSRVYNEGLVCWQLAEDTLATDHQVLEYRKLGVEQDEEEGGSRWRPTVPVYGPSTVVCDLEANSLYSFRVRSCRNSFYSPYSPEVTFHTPPAPVFGFLFNDKCGFSSERLTLSKLRDSVESAAGMAFLLAAERVQTGSYMGLDYIIGDTGISQGRHYWAFRVESHSYLVKVGVASDSKLLEWIHNPRDTSSPRYDHDSGHDSGSEDTCYDLSQPFTLLTVGMGKVFIPKASISSATAGNDHGNRVLPMPQRIGVYLDYEAGRVYFYDANTMRCLYERQVDCTGTMYPAFGLMGSGKVHLEEFIAAKRLSYM; encoded by the exons ATGTCTGCAGTCTCGCGACGTAACTCAATTTTGCCG GTCCCTATCAAGAATATTGAGCGCGAACTAATTTGTCCGATCTGCAAGGAGCTGTTTACACACCCCCTCATCTTGCCCTGTCAGCACAGCGTTTGTCACAAGTGTGTCCGAGAGCTGCTGCTATTGAACCATGAGGATTCTTTCGATGCAGGCTCGGAGTGTTCCCTCCCTGGGAGCCCAGGGCCCCGATCCAGAGTGCCCTCGCCAAGCATGGAGAGGCTGGATAGGCTTGCAAGATCAG CCACACTGCAGAGAAGGTCGTTTGGGAGGAGAG GCTCTATGTCATCACCAGGATGGAGGCGTGGCTCTGTGACCCCCCGCATCACCACTTTCCCATGCCCTGGTTGCCAACACGACGTGGACCTGGGCGAGCGGGGCATGAGCATGCTCTTCCGGAACTTCACCCTGGAGAGCATCGTGGAGCGCTACCGGCAGGCGGCCCGCGCTGCTGTCGCGATCATGTGCAACATGTGCAAGCCGCCCCAGCAGGAGGCTACCAAGAGCTGCATGGATTGCAAGGCCAGCTACTGCAATGAGTGCTTCAAGTTCCACCACCCCTGGGGCACCCCCAAAGCCCAGCACGAATACGTGGGTCCCACCATGAACTTTAGGCCCAAG GTGCTGATGTGTCCGGAGCATGAGATGGAGAAGGTCAACATGTACTGTGAGGTGTGCCGGCGTCCAGTCTGTCACCTGTGCAAGCTGGGAGGCTCCCACGCCAACCACAAAGTCACAACCATGAGCAGCGCCTACAAGATCCTCAAG GAGAAGCTATCAAAGGCTATCCATTACTTAATCAGCAAAGAGGACCAAGTGAAGACTCAGATTTCCCACCTGGAGGTGTTGATCAATGAAACTGAG GAGAAAGGCCAGTTGGTGGAGCGTCGGACCGACGAGAACTTTGAGCGACTGTTCGAGACCCTCCAGGAGAGGAAGTTTGAGATGCTGCGGTCCATCGAGCAGTCGAGGATGCGGCGTCTGGACCAGCTTCGGGGCCAGGTGGACGAGTACCAGGGCATGTTGGAGAACAGCGGCCTGGTGGGTTATGCCCAGGAGGTTCTCAAGGAGACGGACCAGTCCTGCTTTGTTCAGACTGCCAAGCAGCTGCACACCAG GATCGCGAAATCCACCGAGTCTCTGAGGACATTCCACCCTGTGGCCGACCCCTCCTTTGATGAGTTTGTGCTGGACACTTCCAGAGAGGAGACCCTGCTGAAGGAGCTTTGTTTTGGTGGAG tcCCTGACCCTCCCATCATCGATCTGTCCCGCAGTCGCGTCTACAACGAAGGCCTGGTGTGCTGGCAGTTGGCTGAGGATACCCTGGCCACAGACCACCAGGTGCTTGAGTACAGGAAGCTGGGTGTTGAGCAGGACGAGGAGGAGGGCGGCAGCCGCTGGCGTCCCACAGTCCCGGTGTACGGCCCCAGCACAGTGGTGTGCGACCTGGAGGCCAACAGCCTCTACTCGTTCAGAGTACGCAGCTGCCGCAACTCCttctacagcccctacagcccaGAAGTCACCTTCCACACACCACCTGCTCCAG TGTTTGGCTTCCTGTTCAATGACAAGTGCGGCTTCAGCTCGGAGCGGCTGACGTTGAGTAAGCTGCGTGACTCGGTGGAGAGTGCGGCCGGCATGGCCTTCCTGCTGGCTGCTGAGCGCGTGCAGACAGGCAGCTACATGGGCCTGGACTACATCATCGGTGACACCGGCATCTCTCAGGGCAGACACTACTGGGCCTTCCGCGTGGAGTCCCACTCCTACTTAGTCAAGGTGGGCGTGGCCTCTGATTCCAAGCTGCTGGAGTGGATCCACAACCCCCGGGACACTAGTAGCCCCAG GTACGACCACGACAGTGGGCACGACAGTGGCAGCGAGGACACGTGCTACGACCTGTCCCAGCCCTTCACCCTGCTCACCGTGGGCATGGGCAAAGTGTTCATCCCCAAAGCATCTATCTCCTCCGCCACCGCCGGCAATGACCATGGCAACCGGGTGCTGCCCATGCCCCAGCGCATTGGCGTGTACCTGGACTACGAGGCGGGCCGTGTCTACTTCTACGATGCAAACACCATGAGATGCCTTTACGAGCGGCAGGTGGACTGCACCGGTACCATGTATCCCGCGTTTGGCCTCATGGGTAGTGGCAAGGTCCATCTAGAGGAGTTCATCGCAGCAAAGCGACTGTCGTATATGTGA
- the LOC109895603 gene encoding E3 ubiquitin-protein ligase TRIM36-like isoform X4 — MSAVSRRNSILPVPIKNIERELICPICKELFTHPLILPCQHSVCHKCVRELLLLNHEDSFDAGSECSLPGSPGPRSRVPSPSMERLDRLARSGSMSSPGWRRGSVTPRITTFPCPGCQHDVDLGERGMSMLFRNFTLESIVERYRQAARAAVAIMCNMCKPPQQEATKSCMDCKASYCNECFKFHHPWGTPKAQHEYVGPTMNFRPKVLMCPEHEMEKVNMYCEVCRRPVCHLCKLGGSHANHKVTTMSSAYKILKEKLSKAIHYLISKEDQVKTQISHLEVLINETEEKGQLVERRTDENFERLFETLQERKFEMLRSIEQSRMRRLDQLRGQVDEYQGMLENSGLVGYAQEVLKETDQSCFVQTAKQLHTRIAKSTESLRTFHPVADPSFDEFVLDTSREETLLKELCFGGVPDPPIIDLSRSRVYNEGLVCWQLAEDTLATDHQVLEYRKLGVEQDEEEGGSRWRPTVPVYGPSTVVCDLEANSLYSFRVRSCRNSFYSPYSPEVTFHTPPAPVFGFLFNDKCGFSSERLTLSKLRDSVESAAGMAFLLAAERVQTGSYMGLDYIIGDTGISQGRHYWAFRVESHSYLVKVGVASDSKLLEWIHNPRDTSSPRYDHDSGHDSGSEDTCYDLSQPFTLLTVGMGKVFIPKASISSATAGNDHGNRVLPMPQRIGVYLDYEAGRVYFYDANTMRCLYERQVDCTGTMYPAFGLMGSGKVHLEEFIAAKRLSYM; from the exons ATGTCTGCAGTCTCGCGACGTAACTCAATTTTGCCG GTCCCTATCAAGAATATTGAGCGCGAACTAATTTGTCCGATCTGCAAGGAGCTGTTTACACACCCCCTCATCTTGCCCTGTCAGCACAGCGTTTGTCACAAGTGTGTCCGAGAGCTGCTGCTATTGAACCATGAGGATTCTTTCGATGCAGGCTCGGAGTGTTCCCTCCCTGGGAGCCCAGGGCCCCGATCCAGAGTGCCCTCGCCAAGCATGGAGAGGCTGGATAGGCTTGCAAGATCAG GCTCTATGTCATCACCAGGATGGAGGCGTGGCTCTGTGACCCCCCGCATCACCACTTTCCCATGCCCTGGTTGCCAACACGACGTGGACCTGGGCGAGCGGGGCATGAGCATGCTCTTCCGGAACTTCACCCTGGAGAGCATCGTGGAGCGCTACCGGCAGGCGGCCCGCGCTGCTGTCGCGATCATGTGCAACATGTGCAAGCCGCCCCAGCAGGAGGCTACCAAGAGCTGCATGGATTGCAAGGCCAGCTACTGCAATGAGTGCTTCAAGTTCCACCACCCCTGGGGCACCCCCAAAGCCCAGCACGAATACGTGGGTCCCACCATGAACTTTAGGCCCAAG GTGCTGATGTGTCCGGAGCATGAGATGGAGAAGGTCAACATGTACTGTGAGGTGTGCCGGCGTCCAGTCTGTCACCTGTGCAAGCTGGGAGGCTCCCACGCCAACCACAAAGTCACAACCATGAGCAGCGCCTACAAGATCCTCAAG GAGAAGCTATCAAAGGCTATCCATTACTTAATCAGCAAAGAGGACCAAGTGAAGACTCAGATTTCCCACCTGGAGGTGTTGATCAATGAAACTGAG GAGAAAGGCCAGTTGGTGGAGCGTCGGACCGACGAGAACTTTGAGCGACTGTTCGAGACCCTCCAGGAGAGGAAGTTTGAGATGCTGCGGTCCATCGAGCAGTCGAGGATGCGGCGTCTGGACCAGCTTCGGGGCCAGGTGGACGAGTACCAGGGCATGTTGGAGAACAGCGGCCTGGTGGGTTATGCCCAGGAGGTTCTCAAGGAGACGGACCAGTCCTGCTTTGTTCAGACTGCCAAGCAGCTGCACACCAG GATCGCGAAATCCACCGAGTCTCTGAGGACATTCCACCCTGTGGCCGACCCCTCCTTTGATGAGTTTGTGCTGGACACTTCCAGAGAGGAGACCCTGCTGAAGGAGCTTTGTTTTGGTGGAG tcCCTGACCCTCCCATCATCGATCTGTCCCGCAGTCGCGTCTACAACGAAGGCCTGGTGTGCTGGCAGTTGGCTGAGGATACCCTGGCCACAGACCACCAGGTGCTTGAGTACAGGAAGCTGGGTGTTGAGCAGGACGAGGAGGAGGGCGGCAGCCGCTGGCGTCCCACAGTCCCGGTGTACGGCCCCAGCACAGTGGTGTGCGACCTGGAGGCCAACAGCCTCTACTCGTTCAGAGTACGCAGCTGCCGCAACTCCttctacagcccctacagcccaGAAGTCACCTTCCACACACCACCTGCTCCAG TGTTTGGCTTCCTGTTCAATGACAAGTGCGGCTTCAGCTCGGAGCGGCTGACGTTGAGTAAGCTGCGTGACTCGGTGGAGAGTGCGGCCGGCATGGCCTTCCTGCTGGCTGCTGAGCGCGTGCAGACAGGCAGCTACATGGGCCTGGACTACATCATCGGTGACACCGGCATCTCTCAGGGCAGACACTACTGGGCCTTCCGCGTGGAGTCCCACTCCTACTTAGTCAAGGTGGGCGTGGCCTCTGATTCCAAGCTGCTGGAGTGGATCCACAACCCCCGGGACACTAGTAGCCCCAG GTACGACCACGACAGTGGGCACGACAGTGGCAGCGAGGACACGTGCTACGACCTGTCCCAGCCCTTCACCCTGCTCACCGTGGGCATGGGCAAAGTGTTCATCCCCAAAGCATCTATCTCCTCCGCCACCGCCGGCAATGACCATGGCAACCGGGTGCTGCCCATGCCCCAGCGCATTGGCGTGTACCTGGACTACGAGGCGGGCCGTGTCTACTTCTACGATGCAAACACCATGAGATGCCTTTACGAGCGGCAGGTGGACTGCACCGGTACCATGTATCCCGCGTTTGGCCTCATGGGTAGTGGCAAGGTCCATCTAGAGGAGTTCATCGCAGCAAAGCGACTGTCGTATATGTGA
- the LOC109895603 gene encoding E3 ubiquitin-protein ligase TRIM36-like isoform X1 has translation MSDTADTEENQDMLPSLVEQIVQRITAGEVPIKNIERELICPICKELFTHPLILPCQHSVCHKCVRELLLLNHEDSFDAGSECSLPGSPGPRSRVPSPSMERLDRLARSATLQRRSFGRRGSMSSPGWRRGSVTPRITTFPCPGCQHDVDLGERGMSMLFRNFTLESIVERYRQAARAAVAIMCNMCKPPQQEATKSCMDCKASYCNECFKFHHPWGTPKAQHEYVGPTMNFRPKVLMCPEHEMEKVNMYCEVCRRPVCHLCKLGGSHANHKVTTMSSAYKILKEKLSKAIHYLISKEDQVKTQISHLEVLINETEEKGQLVERRTDENFERLFETLQERKFEMLRSIEQSRMRRLDQLRGQVDEYQGMLENSGLVGYAQEVLKETDQSCFVQTAKQLHTRIAKSTESLRTFHPVADPSFDEFVLDTSREETLLKELCFGGVPDPPIIDLSRSRVYNEGLVCWQLAEDTLATDHQVLEYRKLGVEQDEEEGGSRWRPTVPVYGPSTVVCDLEANSLYSFRVRSCRNSFYSPYSPEVTFHTPPAPVFGFLFNDKCGFSSERLTLSKLRDSVESAAGMAFLLAAERVQTGSYMGLDYIIGDTGISQGRHYWAFRVESHSYLVKVGVASDSKLLEWIHNPRDTSSPRYDHDSGHDSGSEDTCYDLSQPFTLLTVGMGKVFIPKASISSATAGNDHGNRVLPMPQRIGVYLDYEAGRVYFYDANTMRCLYERQVDCTGTMYPAFGLMGSGKVHLEEFIAAKRLSYM, from the exons GTCCCTATCAAGAATATTGAGCGCGAACTAATTTGTCCGATCTGCAAGGAGCTGTTTACACACCCCCTCATCTTGCCCTGTCAGCACAGCGTTTGTCACAAGTGTGTCCGAGAGCTGCTGCTATTGAACCATGAGGATTCTTTCGATGCAGGCTCGGAGTGTTCCCTCCCTGGGAGCCCAGGGCCCCGATCCAGAGTGCCCTCGCCAAGCATGGAGAGGCTGGATAGGCTTGCAAGATCAG CCACACTGCAGAGAAGGTCGTTTGGGAGGAGAG GCTCTATGTCATCACCAGGATGGAGGCGTGGCTCTGTGACCCCCCGCATCACCACTTTCCCATGCCCTGGTTGCCAACACGACGTGGACCTGGGCGAGCGGGGCATGAGCATGCTCTTCCGGAACTTCACCCTGGAGAGCATCGTGGAGCGCTACCGGCAGGCGGCCCGCGCTGCTGTCGCGATCATGTGCAACATGTGCAAGCCGCCCCAGCAGGAGGCTACCAAGAGCTGCATGGATTGCAAGGCCAGCTACTGCAATGAGTGCTTCAAGTTCCACCACCCCTGGGGCACCCCCAAAGCCCAGCACGAATACGTGGGTCCCACCATGAACTTTAGGCCCAAG GTGCTGATGTGTCCGGAGCATGAGATGGAGAAGGTCAACATGTACTGTGAGGTGTGCCGGCGTCCAGTCTGTCACCTGTGCAAGCTGGGAGGCTCCCACGCCAACCACAAAGTCACAACCATGAGCAGCGCCTACAAGATCCTCAAG GAGAAGCTATCAAAGGCTATCCATTACTTAATCAGCAAAGAGGACCAAGTGAAGACTCAGATTTCCCACCTGGAGGTGTTGATCAATGAAACTGAG GAGAAAGGCCAGTTGGTGGAGCGTCGGACCGACGAGAACTTTGAGCGACTGTTCGAGACCCTCCAGGAGAGGAAGTTTGAGATGCTGCGGTCCATCGAGCAGTCGAGGATGCGGCGTCTGGACCAGCTTCGGGGCCAGGTGGACGAGTACCAGGGCATGTTGGAGAACAGCGGCCTGGTGGGTTATGCCCAGGAGGTTCTCAAGGAGACGGACCAGTCCTGCTTTGTTCAGACTGCCAAGCAGCTGCACACCAG GATCGCGAAATCCACCGAGTCTCTGAGGACATTCCACCCTGTGGCCGACCCCTCCTTTGATGAGTTTGTGCTGGACACTTCCAGAGAGGAGACCCTGCTGAAGGAGCTTTGTTTTGGTGGAG tcCCTGACCCTCCCATCATCGATCTGTCCCGCAGTCGCGTCTACAACGAAGGCCTGGTGTGCTGGCAGTTGGCTGAGGATACCCTGGCCACAGACCACCAGGTGCTTGAGTACAGGAAGCTGGGTGTTGAGCAGGACGAGGAGGAGGGCGGCAGCCGCTGGCGTCCCACAGTCCCGGTGTACGGCCCCAGCACAGTGGTGTGCGACCTGGAGGCCAACAGCCTCTACTCGTTCAGAGTACGCAGCTGCCGCAACTCCttctacagcccctacagcccaGAAGTCACCTTCCACACACCACCTGCTCCAG TGTTTGGCTTCCTGTTCAATGACAAGTGCGGCTTCAGCTCGGAGCGGCTGACGTTGAGTAAGCTGCGTGACTCGGTGGAGAGTGCGGCCGGCATGGCCTTCCTGCTGGCTGCTGAGCGCGTGCAGACAGGCAGCTACATGGGCCTGGACTACATCATCGGTGACACCGGCATCTCTCAGGGCAGACACTACTGGGCCTTCCGCGTGGAGTCCCACTCCTACTTAGTCAAGGTGGGCGTGGCCTCTGATTCCAAGCTGCTGGAGTGGATCCACAACCCCCGGGACACTAGTAGCCCCAG GTACGACCACGACAGTGGGCACGACAGTGGCAGCGAGGACACGTGCTACGACCTGTCCCAGCCCTTCACCCTGCTCACCGTGGGCATGGGCAAAGTGTTCATCCCCAAAGCATCTATCTCCTCCGCCACCGCCGGCAATGACCATGGCAACCGGGTGCTGCCCATGCCCCAGCGCATTGGCGTGTACCTGGACTACGAGGCGGGCCGTGTCTACTTCTACGATGCAAACACCATGAGATGCCTTTACGAGCGGCAGGTGGACTGCACCGGTACCATGTATCCCGCGTTTGGCCTCATGGGTAGTGGCAAGGTCCATCTAGAGGAGTTCATCGCAGCAAAGCGACTGTCGTATATGTGA